The Chryseobacterium indicum genome includes a window with the following:
- a CDS encoding DUF5686 family protein, producing MTKYLSSLFLFVSVVFFAQNQLKVISKADKKPVHNAAVYCDDALLGKTDFNGNLSFKTKCKKVEILASNFQDVMADVKPSMEVSMQPLSEKMGNIDKIVIQDKSDPRALRILDEVNKRAKENSPKSLDSYNFKSYSKFSIDVDKDSVDTYKNFLAVRKDSLSKVDKKDLKQTEKEKKDSLIGEDLIQATTESQLFLWEKATEYKYSKSFGEKTNIIDNRMSGFKNPIYEALAINISNLDRTPRQLRPENRKLFNFYLSDTLQLDGRKTFVIKFKEITDKKKQNPRKFNGKIYIDSETYALKKFESQSKKQNEGDIVSVWKPIDGKWFLDYENIKVKMGSQSFETSKKDSLKPGEKTKYNKKNFGNYLYVKNRFFDFEINKEQKASDFKGYSLEMKNSDGSLLSQYRTDSLTARESATYTKIDNFVEKHDFEKKLNTLTQLLRGNLRYKFIDFDLTKFFSYDKYQGLRLGAGIKLNEKFNKTFSPDGYFGYGFKDHTWKYGLGLDVKLSDKRTSIFRIDYVDDVFAAGRFSNHMWDMMMKFSDINLDLHNSTFYKNQKWGASFLYDISNSLSVKIAVNKEKQQALFDYQYKNLGNSFDNTSATLSLKFSPNDKNIMTPSGKFTYEKGYPQIFMNYEKGFKTLGGDLDYHRVDALIIHQFRSKLGYTNVKLFGGFSSGNAPIWKNFEIAGQTDADRDKWTSSITTPSNLGFATMPSGIFFTDKFAAFKVSQSLPFRFKTFGSRYSSIELEYQAAIGNMKNRQDHQFQFQVLDHYYQEAGVIWNRFLGRNFGVGFSYRLGYYQTSEFKDNFAVKFRFNLLN from the coding sequence ATGACAAAATATCTATCTTCCCTGTTTTTGTTTGTTTCGGTAGTATTTTTCGCGCAGAATCAACTGAAAGTTATCAGTAAAGCGGACAAAAAGCCTGTTCACAATGCAGCAGTTTACTGTGACGATGCACTTCTTGGGAAAACCGATTTCAACGGCAATCTATCCTTCAAAACAAAATGTAAAAAGGTAGAAATTCTTGCCAGCAATTTTCAGGATGTGATGGCGGATGTAAAACCTTCTATGGAAGTTTCTATGCAGCCTTTATCTGAAAAAATGGGAAATATCGATAAAATCGTTATTCAGGATAAAAGTGATCCGAGAGCGCTGAGGATTTTGGATGAAGTGAATAAAAGAGCCAAGGAAAATTCACCCAAATCATTGGACTCCTACAATTTTAAATCGTATTCCAAGTTTTCTATTGATGTAGATAAAGATTCTGTGGATACGTACAAAAACTTTTTGGCAGTAAGAAAAGACTCGCTTTCGAAAGTTGATAAAAAAGACCTTAAGCAAACGGAAAAAGAGAAAAAAGATTCTTTAATCGGAGAAGATCTTATTCAGGCGACCACCGAAAGCCAGCTGTTTCTTTGGGAAAAAGCAACAGAATACAAATATTCTAAAAGTTTCGGAGAAAAAACCAATATCATTGATAACAGAATGTCGGGATTCAAAAATCCGATTTACGAAGCTTTAGCCATTAATATTTCTAATCTTGACAGAACGCCAAGACAGCTCAGACCGGAGAACAGAAAATTATTTAATTTTTATCTTTCTGATACTTTACAGCTTGACGGAAGAAAAACTTTTGTGATTAAATTCAAAGAAATCACCGATAAAAAGAAGCAGAATCCGAGAAAATTCAACGGCAAAATCTATATTGATTCGGAAACTTATGCTTTGAAAAAATTTGAAAGCCAGAGTAAAAAGCAGAATGAAGGAGATATTGTTTCTGTCTGGAAGCCTATCGATGGAAAGTGGTTTTTAGACTATGAAAACATCAAAGTAAAAATGGGAAGCCAGAGTTTTGAGACTTCGAAAAAAGACAGTCTGAAACCCGGAGAAAAAACAAAATACAACAAAAAGAATTTCGGAAACTACCTGTATGTGAAAAACCGTTTCTTCGATTTTGAAATCAATAAAGAACAAAAAGCATCCGACTTCAAAGGGTATTCTCTTGAAATGAAAAACTCGGACGGAAGTCTTCTTTCCCAGTACAGAACCGATAGTCTTACGGCGAGAGAAAGTGCTACTTATACAAAAATCGACAATTTTGTAGAAAAACATGATTTTGAAAAAAAACTGAATACATTAACGCAGCTTTTAAGAGGAAATCTGCGGTATAAATTCATCGATTTCGATCTTACAAAGTTCTTCAGTTACGATAAATACCAAGGTCTTCGTTTGGGAGCAGGAATCAAGCTGAATGAAAAATTCAACAAAACATTTTCACCGGACGGTTATTTCGGGTATGGATTTAAAGATCATACGTGGAAATACGGTTTAGGTCTTGATGTGAAATTATCAGATAAAAGAACTTCCATTTTCAGGATCGACTATGTGGATGATGTATTCGCAGCCGGAAGATTCAGCAACCATATGTGGGACATGATGATGAAATTTTCAGATATCAATCTGGATCTTCACAACTCAACTTTCTACAAAAACCAGAAATGGGGAGCTTCTTTCCTTTATGATATTTCGAATTCTTTAAGTGTGAAAATTGCGGTGAATAAAGAGAAACAACAGGCTCTTTTTGATTATCAGTACAAAAATCTGGGCAACAGTTTCGACAATACAAGCGCTACTTTATCCTTAAAATTCTCACCAAATGATAAAAACATCATGACACCAAGCGGAAAATTCACTTATGAAAAAGGATATCCCCAAATCTTCATGAATTATGAAAAAGGATTCAAAACTTTAGGAGGAGATCTGGATTATCACAGAGTGGATGCATTAATTATTCATCAGTTCAGATCAAAATTAGGATACACGAACGTTAAACTTTTCGGTGGATTTTCCTCAGGCAATGCACCGATCTGGAAAAACTTTGAAATTGCGGGACAAACTGATGCAGACAGAGACAAATGGACTTCAAGCATTACCACACCTTCCAATCTGGGATTTGCAACCATGCCTTCCGGAATTTTCTTTACCGATAAATTTGCAGCCTTCAAGGTATCCCAGTCTCTTCCTTTCAGGTTTAAAACTTTCGGATCAAGATATTCCAGTATCGAACTCGAATATCAGGCGGCGATCGGAAACATGAAAAACAGACAGGATCATCAGTTCCAGTTTCAGGTGCTGGATCATTATTATCAGGAAGCCGGAGTTATCTGGAACCGTTTCTTGGGAAGAAATTTTGGGGTAGGATTTTCTTACCGTTTAGGATATTATCAGACCTCAGAATTTAAAGATAATTTTGCTGTTAAGTTTAGATTTAACCTGTTAAACTAA
- a CDS encoding M20/M25/M40 family metallo-hydrolase has protein sequence MKNYLLSTISVFVFGTFTAQSYQKPLVSAIKESDLRKDMYDLAADQFLGREAGTLDELKVSMWLADRAKEAGMKPAGANGTFFQFFDMYRHQVIPQSSLKIGDNSLKLWKDFLVAEPVNADIDSEIVYAGNAKPEDLSKLNIKGKILAVNASDKNIEKEMTLFVRRYPGFVRTKYYNKAFELGAKGIIFITDETSDKSWVEVLPQMTRGSYGVEGLRESVTNNIPVLWIKRENSDWVKNNPKISLHLITETYKYPSVNIIGKIDGTDPKLKSEYVLISGHQDHDGIRHPVKNDTIYNGADDNASTCVAMLAMARAYKKQPSKRSILFVFHGAEERGLLGSRWHAAHPVVPKENIVAVLNGDMIGRNDNNEAALLGGNAPHKNSEELVKMAEDANNESTKFRYLKDWDSPKHAEYFYFRSDHLPYAKAGIPAIFFTSVLHDQYHTPQDESENINYKKLYKMTEWMYRTSWKAANETERPKVISNFTLER, from the coding sequence ATGAAAAATTACCTATTATCTACAATCAGTGTGTTTGTTTTCGGGACTTTTACTGCTCAATCCTATCAAAAACCTCTGGTTTCTGCTATTAAAGAAAGCGATCTTCGCAAAGATATGTATGATCTTGCAGCCGATCAGTTTCTGGGGCGTGAAGCAGGAACTTTAGATGAACTTAAAGTATCAATGTGGTTAGCTGACAGAGCTAAAGAAGCAGGAATGAAACCAGCCGGAGCTAACGGAACTTTCTTTCAGTTTTTCGATATGTACAGACATCAGGTAATTCCGCAGAGCAGCCTGAAAATTGGTGACAATTCTTTAAAATTATGGAAAGATTTTCTTGTTGCAGAACCCGTAAATGCAGACATCGATTCTGAAATTGTTTATGCCGGAAATGCCAAACCCGAAGATTTATCAAAATTAAATATTAAGGGGAAAATTCTCGCCGTAAATGCGTCTGACAAGAATATTGAAAAGGAAATGACACTTTTCGTAAGAAGATATCCCGGTTTTGTAAGAACAAAATACTATAACAAAGCATTTGAACTGGGAGCAAAAGGAATCATCTTCATTACAGACGAAACATCAGACAAAAGCTGGGTTGAAGTTTTACCGCAAATGACGAGAGGTTCTTACGGAGTTGAAGGTTTAAGAGAAAGTGTAACGAATAATATTCCGGTTTTATGGATTAAAAGAGAAAATTCTGACTGGGTAAAAAACAATCCTAAAATTTCGCTGCACCTCATCACAGAAACTTATAAATATCCTTCCGTAAACATCATCGGAAAAATAGACGGTACAGATCCGAAACTTAAAAGCGAGTATGTCTTAATCAGCGGACATCAGGATCATGACGGAATAAGACATCCCGTAAAAAACGATACGATCTACAACGGCGCAGATGATAACGCAAGTACCTGTGTTGCGATGCTGGCAATGGCAAGAGCTTATAAAAAACAACCTTCAAAACGCAGTATTCTTTTTGTTTTTCATGGTGCTGAAGAACGAGGTTTATTGGGGTCGAGATGGCATGCAGCGCATCCTGTTGTGCCAAAAGAAAATATTGTTGCCGTTCTTAATGGTGATATGATCGGGAGAAATGATAATAATGAAGCTGCGCTTCTCGGCGGAAACGCGCCTCACAAAAATTCTGAAGAATTGGTAAAAATGGCTGAAGATGCCAATAATGAGAGTACGAAATTCAGGTATCTAAAAGATTGGGATTCGCCGAAGCATGCAGAATATTTTTATTTCAGAAGCGATCATTTACCCTACGCAAAAGCAGGAATTCCTGCAATATTTTTCACGAGTGTTCTGCACGACCAGTATCACACACCGCAAGATGAATCGGAAAATATTAATTATAAAAAGCTGTACAAAATGACGGAATGGATGTACCGAACTTCATGGAAAGCAGCCAATGAAACCGAACGTCCGAAAGTGATTTCTAATTTTACACTGGAAAGATAA
- the folP gene encoding dihydropteroate synthase, translating to MAYLPSNNYHSINCNGRIVDLSAPKIMGILNLTPDSFSDGGKFNSEKSALEQTEKMLKEGAEIIDIGPQSTRPNAEFLTSAEEIRRIGNMISFIKKEFPEALISLDTFYSETVKFGFNEGIDLINDISGGQYDDKMFETAAKTKLPYILMHVNPTYETMHDKIQFEDIILSENRYFSEKTAELLKSGVKDLILDPGFGFGKTVEDQMKMTDEVQYLGFGKFPLLIGISRKSFIYKPLGKSPLDINEETQKLHLKVLQQGAKILRVHDVMEAKKTLDIFLRS from the coding sequence ATGGCATATTTACCATCAAATAATTATCATTCAATAAACTGCAACGGAAGAATCGTAGATTTGTCGGCTCCGAAAATCATGGGAATTCTCAATCTCACTCCGGATTCTTTTTCAGACGGCGGAAAATTCAACAGTGAGAAATCAGCTTTGGAACAGACCGAAAAAATGTTGAAAGAAGGAGCGGAAATAATCGACATCGGACCTCAGTCTACAAGACCAAATGCAGAATTTCTGACTTCCGCAGAGGAAATCCGAAGAATCGGAAATATGATCTCTTTCATTAAAAAAGAATTTCCGGAAGCTTTAATCTCTCTGGATACATTTTACTCGGAAACCGTAAAGTTTGGTTTCAACGAAGGCATTGATCTGATTAACGATATTTCCGGCGGTCAGTATGATGATAAAATGTTTGAAACTGCGGCGAAAACAAAACTTCCGTATATTCTTATGCATGTAAATCCTACGTATGAGACGATGCACGATAAGATACAATTTGAAGATATTATTCTTTCAGAAAACCGATATTTTTCAGAGAAAACGGCAGAATTGCTCAAGTCAGGAGTAAAAGATCTGATCCTTGATCCCGGTTTCGGGTTTGGTAAAACGGTGGAAGATCAAATGAAGATGACTGACGAAGTACAATATTTAGGATTTGGAAAATTTCCCTTACTGATCGGTATTTCGAGAAAATCTTTCATTTACAAACCTTTAGGGAAATCTCCTTTGGACATTAATGAAGAAACTCAGAAATTGCATCTAAAAGTTTTGCAGCAGGGTGCAAAAATTTTGAGAGTTCATGATGTTATGGAAGCCAAGAAAACTCTGGATATATTTTTGAGGAGCTAA
- a CDS encoding winged helix-turn-helix transcriptional regulator, giving the protein MNEKKSKFTDCPITRTAEVLGGKWSLPIIFALMKETSRFKELERKIEGINTRMLVKELKQLEENGIVLRKVYAEVPPKVEYSLTEKGKALKSVLVEMKNWGNQFLTV; this is encoded by the coding sequence ATGAACGAAAAAAAATCTAAATTTACAGATTGTCCTATCACAAGAACGGCGGAAGTTCTGGGTGGAAAATGGTCTTTGCCAATTATTTTTGCGCTCATGAAAGAAACAAGTCGCTTTAAAGAACTGGAAAGAAAAATTGAAGGAATAAATACCCGAATGCTTGTAAAAGAACTGAAACAGCTTGAAGAAAACGGGATCGTTTTGCGAAAAGTTTATGCAGAAGTTCCTCCTAAGGTTGAATATTCACTTACAGAGAAAGGCAAAGCCCTGAAAAGTGTTTTAGTTGAAATGAAAAACTGGGGAAATCAGTTTCTTACGGTTTAA
- a CDS encoding NAD(P)H-dependent oxidoreductase: MKALVINGHVRWPQIAEGKLNQTIFEESITAFREKGYEILETTIDKRYDVPQEVEKWINADFILFHFPINWFGMPAKTKAYIDTVLMSGYGKIYAGDGRNNGGKYGTGGLLKSRGMIVNTWNAPEETFETPEQLLSDISMEDFTKPFTAALQFLGVEPQPTFAFYDVFKNPDIENDLKKYKEHITKYI; the protein is encoded by the coding sequence ATGAAAGCTTTAGTAATAAACGGACACGTACGATGGCCACAAATAGCCGAAGGTAAACTTAACCAGACAATTTTTGAAGAAAGTATAACCGCATTCAGAGAAAAAGGATACGAAATCCTGGAAACAACCATAGACAAACGATATGATGTGCCACAGGAAGTAGAAAAATGGATAAATGCAGATTTTATTTTGTTTCATTTCCCTATTAACTGGTTCGGAATGCCCGCAAAAACCAAAGCATATATAGATACTGTACTGATGAGCGGCTATGGAAAAATATACGCAGGAGACGGAAGAAATAACGGCGGGAAATATGGTACCGGCGGATTATTAAAAAGCAGGGGAATGATTGTGAATACATGGAATGCTCCAGAAGAAACTTTCGAAACTCCGGAACAATTATTAAGTGATATCTCCATGGAAGATTTTACAAAACCATTTACGGCAGCTTTGCAGTTTCTTGGTGTAGAACCGCAGCCTACCTTTGCTTTTTATGATGTTTTCAAAAACCCTGATATAGAAAACGATCTAAAGAAATATAAAGAACATATAACAAAATATATTTAA
- a CDS encoding DUF1599 domain-containing protein: MSETSVQFGKVISQCRELFSKKLQDYGAAWRVLRPSSITDQIYIKVNRIRTLQMTDKKMVDESEEDEFIAIVNYSIIGLIQLEKGFSNDFNENKEEILELYNHYATEAQQLMERKNHDYGEAWRDMRISSITDLIYQKVLRTKQIEDNQGVTLVSEGLDANYFDMLNYAVFCLIKFSEKAASVE; the protein is encoded by the coding sequence ATGTCAGAAACATCAGTACAGTTCGGGAAAGTTATCAGTCAGTGCCGCGAATTATTCAGCAAAAAATTACAGGATTACGGTGCAGCGTGGAGGGTTTTAAGACCAAGCTCAATTACGGATCAGATTTATATTAAAGTGAACAGAATCCGTACGCTACAAATGACTGACAAAAAAATGGTAGATGAAAGTGAAGAAGATGAATTCATCGCCATTGTGAACTATTCCATTATCGGACTGATTCAGCTTGAAAAAGGTTTTTCCAACGATTTTAACGAAAATAAGGAAGAGATTTTAGAGCTTTACAATCATTATGCGACCGAAGCACAGCAATTAATGGAAAGAAAAAACCATGATTACGGGGAGGCTTGGAGAGATATGAGAATTTCCTCTATAACAGATCTTATTTACCAGAAAGTTTTGAGAACTAAGCAAATCGAAGACAATCAAGGCGTTACTCTTGTTTCAGAAGGTTTGGACGCCAATTATTTTGATATGCTGAATTATGCGGTTTTCTGCCTGATTAAATTTTCTGAAAAAGCAGCCAGTGTAGAATAA
- a CDS encoding BT_3928 family protein, with protein sequence MIKGLLRFLLAVIFILSGFVKAVDLVGFSFKMEEYFAPNVFNMPFFEKFALPLSIFVVVLELLLGFMLLIKLKLKFTLSALIALCIFFGFLTFYSAYYNVVTDCGCFGDAIKFTPWQSFMKDIVLLVGLIAVFILYRKDFKKKDAYSYSAKKETGNKFKYILLGVFSVAMIVVGAYGIVHEPVIDFRDYKIGTDLRAEKAKIAKNPSQYKTFYSLKNSKTGEVLKVNQDDYIKKTEYWAEGSPWKIEEGKNESVLVKEGYKSEIAKFKLEDTTGMDMTQEVINAPKAILIFTYYPQNVSPELIKQLETKIKTQGTTAVYGVSTLPNTFKTIKNMMMDATAIKTIARSNPFVLVLENGKIIDKQPAKDYLK encoded by the coding sequence ATGATAAAAGGTTTATTACGATTTCTTCTTGCGGTTATTTTCATCCTTTCAGGGTTTGTAAAAGCAGTTGATCTGGTTGGTTTTTCCTTTAAAATGGAAGAATATTTTGCCCCGAATGTTTTTAATATGCCGTTTTTTGAAAAGTTTGCACTGCCGCTTTCGATATTTGTTGTGGTGCTGGAACTTCTTCTGGGCTTTATGCTTTTGATTAAACTAAAACTTAAATTCACGCTTTCTGCATTAATTGCACTGTGTATTTTCTTTGGTTTTCTTACCTTTTATTCTGCCTATTACAATGTGGTTACCGATTGCGGATGTTTCGGGGATGCCATTAAATTTACGCCGTGGCAGAGTTTCATGAAAGATATTGTACTTCTGGTAGGATTAATTGCTGTTTTTATTCTTTACAGAAAAGATTTTAAGAAAAAAGATGCGTACAGCTACAGTGCAAAAAAAGAGACAGGAAATAAATTCAAATATATTCTTCTGGGCGTTTTTTCTGTTGCCATGATTGTGGTGGGTGCTTATGGAATAGTTCATGAACCTGTTATCGATTTCCGCGATTATAAAATCGGAACCGATCTGAGAGCTGAAAAAGCTAAAATTGCTAAAAATCCGTCCCAGTATAAGACGTTTTATTCCCTGAAAAACTCTAAGACCGGAGAAGTTCTGAAAGTGAATCAGGACGATTATATCAAAAAGACAGAATATTGGGCAGAAGGATCGCCATGGAAAATTGAGGAAGGAAAGAATGAATCTGTTCTGGTAAAAGAAGGCTACAAATCTGAAATTGCAAAATTCAAGCTTGAAGATACTACGGGAATGGATATGACTCAGGAAGTTATCAATGCTCCGAAAGCTATTTTAATTTTCACGTACTATCCGCAAAACGTTTCTCCGGAACTTATTAAACAGCTTGAAACTAAAATAAAAACTCAGGGTACAACTGCTGTTTACGGGGTTTCGACGCTTCCGAATACTTTCAAAACGATTAAAAACATGATGATGGATGCTACAGCCATTAAAACCATCGCAAGAAGCAATCCTTTTGTACTGGTTCTGGAAAACGGAAAAATTATTGACAAACAGCCTGCAAAAGATTATCTGAAATAA
- a CDS encoding TerB family tellurite resistance protein, which produces MQKSNKPIAGYHLLMILSSVDGEFAPEEGMLVQQYLADEFPFKMNLDNELETIALLQPEEWKDHFEFHARCFYDDSTEEERTSFIQFAKTLIKADNKVTDEEHTFYTLLKNLWNINR; this is translated from the coding sequence ATGCAAAAGTCTAACAAACCCATTGCCGGTTATCATTTATTGATGATTCTTTCTTCTGTAGACGGAGAATTTGCTCCGGAAGAAGGAATGCTTGTTCAGCAGTATTTAGCCGATGAATTTCCTTTTAAAATGAATCTTGATAATGAGCTTGAAACCATTGCCCTGCTTCAGCCGGAAGAATGGAAAGATCATTTTGAATTTCACGCGCGTTGTTTCTACGACGATTCTACAGAAGAGGAAAGAACAAGTTTCATCCAGTTTGCGAAAACGCTGATTAAGGCGGATAATAAAGTAACGGATGAAGAGCATACTTTTTATACGCTTTTGAAAAATCTTTGGAATATTAATCGATAA
- the tpiA gene encoding triose-phosphate isomerase, protein MRRKIVAGNWKMNKNVIDAQQLMVQLLSYKNNNTTNCEVWIAPPSLYLMMAKDVFEKDEIGVFAQDISEHESGAYTGEISVDMLESIDATGSLIGHSERRQYHGETDSHCNRKVKLALDKGLIPVYCNGETLEQRKAGQHFEVVKNQTEVALFTLSAEEIKKVVIAYEPVWAIGTGETATPEQAQEIHAHIRSIIAAKYGQEVADEVSILYGGSVKPDNAKEIFSQPDIDGGLIGGAALKLEDFSKIIEAFN, encoded by the coding sequence ATGAGAAGAAAAATAGTTGCAGGAAACTGGAAAATGAACAAAAATGTAATTGATGCCCAACAGTTAATGGTTCAGTTACTAAGCTATAAAAACAATAATACTACGAACTGCGAAGTATGGATCGCTCCTCCGTCTCTGTATCTGATGATGGCAAAAGATGTTTTTGAAAAAGATGAAATCGGCGTTTTCGCACAGGACATCAGCGAACATGAAAGCGGAGCGTACACAGGAGAAATCTCTGTGGATATGCTTGAATCGATTGATGCAACAGGTTCTTTAATCGGGCATTCTGAAAGAAGACAATATCACGGCGAAACAGATTCTCACTGCAACAGAAAGGTAAAATTAGCTTTGGATAAAGGTCTGATTCCGGTTTACTGTAACGGGGAAACTTTGGAACAGAGAAAAGCAGGGCAGCATTTTGAAGTGGTAAAAAACCAGACTGAAGTAGCTCTTTTCACACTTTCAGCAGAGGAAATTAAAAAAGTAGTGATCGCTTACGAACCGGTTTGGGCAATCGGAACAGGAGAAACTGCAACCCCGGAACAGGCACAGGAAATCCACGCTCACATCAGAAGCATTATCGCTGCAAAATACGGACAGGAAGTTGCTGATGAAGTTTCTATTCTTTACGGAGGTTCTGTAAAACCGGATAATGCAAAGGAAATATTCTCTCAGCCGGATATTGATGGAGGTCTGATCGGCGGAGCCGCTTTAAAACTGGAAGATTTTTCTAAGATTATTGAAGCTTTTAATTAA
- a CDS encoding type 1 glutamine amidotransferase domain-containing protein codes for MSKKIAILATHGFEESELKSPKEHLEQQGWTAHIISPESGTIKAWAEKDWGQEYNVDKMLDEANASDYDALVLPGGVINPDQLRTNETALSFVRDFFQQHKPVAAICHGPQILINAEVVEGRKMTSVDSISKDLKNAGANWEDSEVVVDQGLVTSRTPKDLPAFNAKMVEEIKEGKHEEQTI; via the coding sequence ATGTCAAAGAAAATTGCAATTTTAGCAACACACGGATTTGAAGAAAGCGAATTGAAATCTCCAAAAGAACATTTGGAACAGCAAGGCTGGACAGCCCACATCATCAGTCCGGAATCCGGAACCATTAAAGCATGGGCAGAAAAAGACTGGGGACAAGAATACAATGTCGATAAAATGCTGGATGAAGCCAACGCTTCAGACTATGATGCATTGGTTTTACCAGGTGGCGTTATCAATCCTGATCAGTTAAGAACCAACGAAACTGCTTTATCTTTCGTAAGAGATTTTTTCCAGCAGCATAAACCTGTTGCAGCTATTTGTCACGGACCGCAGATTCTTATTAACGCGGAAGTGGTAGAAGGAAGGAAAATGACATCGGTAGATTCAATCAGCAAAGATCTTAAAAATGCGGGAGCGAATTGGGAAGACAGCGAAGTTGTAGTAGATCAGGGTTTGGTAACAAGCCGTACTCCGAAAGATCTTCCCGCCTTTAATGCAAAGATGGTAGAAGAAATAAAAGAAGGCAAACATGAAGAACAGACCATCTAA
- the clpP gene encoding ATP-dependent Clp endopeptidase proteolytic subunit ClpP, with protein sequence MDIKKEFRDFSVKHLGNNGLVTDQYMGMYGPTGLTPYIMEERRLNVAQMDVFSRLMMDRIIFLGTGIDDQVANIVTAQLLFLESADPSKDIQIYINSPGGSVYAGLGIYDTMQIIKPDVATICTGIAASMGAVLLVAGESGKRSALKHSRVMIHQPSGGAQGVASDMEINLREMLKLKKELYEIISEHSGQTYDWVEKASDRDYWMTSEEAKGYGMVDEVLQRSKDKK encoded by the coding sequence ATGGACATTAAAAAAGAATTCAGAGATTTCTCTGTAAAACATTTAGGAAATAACGGTTTGGTAACCGATCAGTATATGGGAATGTACGGTCCTACAGGTCTTACGCCGTACATCATGGAGGAAAGAAGATTAAACGTTGCACAAATGGACGTTTTCTCCCGTTTAATGATGGACAGAATTATTTTCTTGGGAACAGGAATTGATGATCAGGTGGCGAATATCGTAACCGCTCAGCTACTTTTCTTAGAGAGTGCAGATCCTTCAAAAGATATTCAGATTTACATCAATTCTCCGGGTGGAAGTGTTTACGCAGGTTTAGGAATCTATGATACGATGCAGATCATTAAGCCGGATGTAGCAACAATCTGTACAGGTATTGCAGCTTCAATGGGAGCGGTTCTTTTGGTTGCCGGAGAAAGCGGTAAGCGTTCTGCTTTAAAGCACTCAAGAGTAATGATTCACCAGCCTTCCGGAGGTGCGCAAGGGGTAGCTTCTGATATGGAGATCAACTTGAGAGAGATGTTAAAGCTTAAAAAAGAGCTTTACGAGATCATTTCCGAGCACTCAGGACAGACTTATGACTGGGTAGAAAAAGCTTCAGACAGAGATTACTGGATGACTTCCGAAGAAGCAAAAGGATACGGAATGGTAGACGAAGTTTTACAGAGATCCAAAGACAAAAAATAA